One genomic segment of Nonomuraea coxensis DSM 45129 includes these proteins:
- a CDS encoding MmgE/PrpD family protein, whose product MAETPALAIEVSRFAAGTLTAPLPDAVTDSVRRRILDVLGLCVAAYRLPTSAAAAAYVADQGGAPQAAAVGVPGRLPAPQAAFANGVLAHSLDYDDTHLPSVLHPSAAVVPAALAAAEAYGASGADTVAAVAAGLEVAVRLGMAGYDSELGNSVFFEHGQHATSICGAMGGAVAAALLMGLGAEGVGHALGITASFASGIIEANRTGGTVKRLHCGWAAQSAVTAAELTRRGFTGPPTVLEGRFGFFEAFLRGASDLGQVLDGLGEEWAVPGIFFKPYPANHFTHTAIDAGIALRERGLPLDRIEHIELRVPSAVIRTIGQPLDQKRAPETGYQAQFSGPYAVVAGLVGGSGLGVGLDDFTDELARDPARRALMALVDVVPDERCDAIFPHQFPAVVRVRTDDGRAWTEEALANRGGPARPLSDAELARKFRENVAGRLPEESAATVRDLVMRLDHLPGVAEVMRPLTRLTETPSSAL is encoded by the coding sequence ATGGCTGAGACCCCCGCCCTCGCGATCGAGGTGTCCCGGTTCGCGGCCGGGACGCTGACCGCGCCGCTGCCCGACGCCGTGACCGACAGCGTGCGCCGCAGGATCCTCGACGTCCTGGGGCTCTGCGTCGCCGCCTACCGGCTGCCGACCAGCGCCGCCGCGGCCGCGTACGTGGCCGACCAGGGCGGCGCGCCGCAGGCCGCCGCCGTCGGCGTGCCCGGCCGCCTGCCCGCCCCGCAGGCCGCCTTCGCCAACGGGGTGCTCGCCCACTCGCTCGACTACGACGACACCCACCTGCCGTCGGTGCTGCACCCGAGCGCGGCGGTCGTGCCGGCGGCGCTCGCCGCCGCCGAGGCGTACGGAGCCTCCGGAGCCGACACGGTCGCCGCCGTGGCCGCCGGGCTGGAGGTCGCCGTACGGCTCGGCATGGCCGGCTACGACAGCGAGCTCGGCAACTCCGTCTTCTTCGAGCACGGCCAGCACGCCACCTCCATCTGCGGCGCGATGGGCGGCGCGGTCGCGGCCGCCCTGCTCATGGGGCTCGGCGCGGAGGGCGTCGGGCACGCCCTGGGCATCACCGCGTCCTTCGCCTCCGGCATCATCGAGGCCAACCGCACCGGCGGCACCGTCAAGCGGCTGCACTGCGGCTGGGCCGCGCAGTCGGCCGTCACCGCCGCCGAGCTCACCCGGCGCGGCTTCACCGGCCCGCCCACCGTCCTCGAGGGCCGCTTCGGCTTCTTCGAGGCGTTCCTGCGCGGCGCCAGCGACCTCGGCCAGGTGCTCGACGGGCTGGGCGAGGAGTGGGCGGTCCCCGGGATCTTCTTCAAGCCCTACCCGGCCAACCACTTCACCCACACGGCCATCGACGCCGGCATCGCGCTGCGCGAGCGGGGCCTCCCGCTCGACCGGATCGAGCACATCGAGCTGCGCGTGCCGTCGGCCGTGATCCGCACCATCGGCCAGCCGCTCGACCAGAAGCGGGCCCCGGAGACCGGCTACCAGGCGCAGTTCAGCGGTCCCTACGCGGTGGTCGCCGGGCTCGTCGGCGGCTCCGGCCTCGGCGTGGGCCTCGACGACTTCACCGACGAGCTGGCCCGCGACCCGGCCCGCCGGGCGCTGATGGCCCTGGTCGACGTCGTCCCCGACGAGCGCTGCGACGCCATCTTCCCGCACCAGTTCCCCGCCGTGGTCCGGGTGCGCACCGACGACGGCCGCGCGTGGACCGAGGAGGCGCTGGCCAACCGGGGCGGCCCCGCCCGGCCGCTGTCCGACGCCGAGCTCGCCCGCAAGTTCCGCGAGAACGTGGCCGGCCGGCTGCCGGAGGAGTCCGCCGCGACCGTGCGCGACCTCGTCATGCGGCTCGACCACCTCCCCGGCGTGGCCGAGGTCATGCGCCCGCTCACCCGGCTGACCGAGACCCCGTCTTCCGCCCTCTGA
- a CDS encoding dihydroorotase: MASYDVIVTNVRVVRHDRPEPETADLGILDGRIAAIRPGLDPAEARTVVDGGGKLAFPGAVDAHQHWGIYNPLAVDTETESRACAQGGVTSALTYMRTGQYYLNKGGPYAEVFPEVLANSQDRSYVDYAFHLAPMQRGHIDEIPSLVSEHGVTSFKVFMFYGSHGLHGRSADQNSFLMIPEGERYDYAHFEFVMRGIQAAREQFPDLADEISLSLHCETAEIMSAYTKMVEEEGTLTGLAAYSASRPPHSEGLAVSIASYLAHETGLPTINLLHLSSAKAMDAALRMAEAFPHIDFRREVTIGHLLADITTASGIGGKVNPPLRPREDVEALWGHLLDGKVDWVVSDHACCRDEQKFGDPRDDVFLAKSGFGGAEYLLPGLISEGSRRGLSYGDVARLLSWNPAQRFGLRTKGAIAEGFDADIVLVDPDTSWTVRAADSESTQEYTPFEGFELTAKVTDTFLRGRRVLEDGKVVGDPAGRYLARPVTA; this comes from the coding sequence GTGGCATCGTACGACGTGATCGTCACCAACGTCAGGGTCGTCCGGCACGACCGGCCCGAGCCGGAGACCGCCGACCTCGGCATCCTCGACGGCCGGATCGCCGCCATCCGGCCGGGCCTCGACCCGGCCGAGGCGCGCACCGTCGTGGACGGCGGCGGCAAGCTGGCCTTCCCCGGCGCGGTGGACGCCCACCAGCACTGGGGCATCTACAACCCGCTGGCCGTCGACACCGAGACCGAGAGCCGGGCCTGCGCCCAGGGCGGCGTCACCTCCGCCCTCACCTACATGCGCACCGGCCAGTACTACCTCAACAAGGGCGGCCCGTACGCGGAGGTCTTCCCCGAGGTCCTGGCCAACTCCCAGGACCGCTCGTACGTCGACTACGCCTTCCACCTCGCGCCCATGCAGCGCGGGCACATCGACGAGATCCCCTCCCTGGTGAGCGAGCACGGGGTGACGTCGTTCAAGGTGTTCATGTTCTACGGCAGCCACGGCCTGCACGGGCGCTCCGCCGACCAGAACTCCTTCCTCATGATCCCCGAGGGCGAGCGGTACGACTACGCGCACTTCGAGTTCGTCATGCGCGGCATCCAGGCGGCCCGCGAGCAGTTCCCCGACCTGGCCGACGAGATCTCGCTGTCCCTGCACTGCGAGACGGCCGAGATCATGAGCGCGTACACGAAGATGGTGGAGGAGGAGGGCACGCTCACCGGCCTCGCGGCCTACAGCGCCTCCCGGCCCCCGCACTCCGAGGGCCTGGCGGTGAGCATCGCCTCCTACCTCGCGCACGAGACCGGGCTCCCCACGATCAACCTGCTGCACCTGTCGTCGGCCAAGGCCATGGACGCGGCGCTGCGGATGGCCGAGGCGTTCCCGCACATCGACTTCCGCCGCGAGGTGACCATCGGCCACCTGCTCGCCGACATCACCACCGCGAGCGGCATCGGCGGCAAGGTCAACCCGCCGCTGCGCCCGCGCGAGGACGTCGAGGCGCTGTGGGGCCACCTGCTCGACGGCAAGGTCGACTGGGTGGTCAGCGACCACGCCTGCTGCCGCGACGAGCAGAAGTTCGGCGACCCGCGCGACGACGTGTTCCTGGCCAAGTCGGGGTTCGGCGGCGCCGAGTACCTGCTGCCCGGCCTGATCAGCGAGGGCTCCCGGCGCGGGCTGTCCTACGGCGACGTGGCCCGGCTGCTCTCCTGGAACCCGGCGCAGCGGTTCGGGCTCCGCACCAAGGGCGCGATCGCCGAGGGCTTCGACGCCGACATCGTCCTCGTCGACCCCGACACGTCCTGGACCGTGCGCGCGGCCGACTCCGAGTCCACCCAGGAGTACACGCCGTTCGAGGGCTTCGAGCTGACCGCGAAGGTGACCGACACCTTCCTGCGCGGCCGGCGGGTGCTGGAGGACGGCAAGGTCGTGGGCGACCCCGCGGGCCGCTACCTCGCCAGGCCCGTCACCGCCTAG
- a CDS encoding MerR family transcriptional regulator produces the protein MRRDPDGAYLRSGQVAERAGVNPQTLRYYERRGLIAEPARSPGGHRAYPPDTVTLLTVIKAAQRLGFTLDEVAELLDTGRRGHPTPGLRARAQAKIAEVDAKIAGLTAIRAALTQVVSAGCDSLTHCTGPDCPLPQRRSAPV, from the coding sequence GTGAGGCGGGACCCCGACGGGGCGTACCTGCGCAGCGGGCAGGTCGCCGAGCGGGCCGGGGTCAACCCGCAGACCCTGCGCTACTACGAGCGCAGGGGCCTGATCGCCGAGCCGGCCCGCAGCCCCGGCGGGCACCGCGCCTACCCGCCGGACACCGTCACCCTGCTGACCGTGATCAAGGCCGCCCAGCGGCTCGGCTTCACCCTGGACGAGGTGGCCGAGCTGCTCGACACCGGCAGGCGCGGCCACCCCACCCCCGGCCTGCGGGCCCGCGCCCAGGCCAAGATCGCCGAAGTGGACGCGAAGATCGCCGGCCTGACCGCGATCCGGGCCGCGCTGACCCAGGTGGTCAGCGCCGGCTGCGACAGCCTCACGCACTGCACCGGCCCCGACTGTCCGCTGCCCCAGCGGCGGAGCGCTCCTGTGTGA